From Bacillus sp. Marseille-P3661:
TTCTCAAGAGATAGTCGGAAAGAGGATAGACGAGTTAATTGTTACTAAACATGAAATTACCTCCGACATACCAAATGACATTGGATTAGTAGAGGGAAAGATAAAACTAGGAACTAGCAAGGAAATAGATGTTGAGTTATTAACTGTTCCATTCGATGTCATGGGCACGAAAACACAAATGATTATTTTCCGTGAACGTAAACGTACTGAACAAGAGTTGAAATTATTAGCTTCACAAGATACTTTAACAAAAATGGCCAATCGCAGAAAATTTGATAATGAATTAACCAAAACCTTACTCATAGAAAAGAAAGTTGCTTTATTATTTTTAGATTTAGACCGTTTTAAGTATATTAATGATGCACTTGGCCACAGTATCGGAGACAAATTACTCATCTTAGTTGCTGATCGACTACAAGACGTAATGAAAGAAAAAGGGATGATCTCACGTCGTGGTGGTGATGAATTTTCTATTTTTATAGTTAATAAAGATAGAAAATTCATTACTGCCTTAACCAAGAAAATCCTTGAAACGATTAAACATCCTTTCTATATTGAAGGGAAAGAAATACTTATTACATGCAGCATCGGGATAAGCATGTATCCGCATGATGGAAAAGACGTTGAATCACTAATTAAGAATGCTGATTTAGCGATGTATAAAGCTAAAGAAAAGGGTAAAGATAACTTTTCCTATTACAATTCAGAAATGGGACTCGAACCGTCGAGAATTATGGCAATTGAATTAGAATTACGGAAGGCTGTTGAGAAAGGAGAATTCATTCTACATTACCAACCAAAACTTGATTTGCGGTCTGGAGAAATCATCGGGACAGAAGCATTAATAAGATGGGAACATCCAACATTGGGGACAATATCACCTGGTGAATTTATTCCATTAGCCGAAGAAACGGGGCTAATTAATCCTATTGGCAATTGGGTGTTAAGACAAGCATGTATTCAAAACAAAAAATGGCAAGAATCAGGATTACCATTTTTAACAGTAGCAGTAAATCTATCAGCCTACCAATTTAGGCAACATGATATTGTAACTATTATTGCCGACATCCTTAAAGAAACAAAGTTAGATCCCCATTATTTAGAATTAGAAATTACTGAAAGTATTTCTATGTTAGAAGAACAATATATTATAAAGCAATTACAATCATTAAAAAAATTAGGAGTTCAAATAGCAATTGATGACTTTGGGACCGGATATAGCTCGTTGAAATATTTAAGTAAGTTTCCAGTTGATACATTAAAAATTGATCAGTCGTTCATACGAGAGATTTCTAGTCAAAGCCAGGCAAGAC
This genomic window contains:
- a CDS encoding EAL domain-containing protein → MSKEKNISHLINVAGRERMLTQKMNKEAIQIIYTPNIDKHHNLRASMIEFETKLYGLMNGNGTLQLIPLEDIDVQTQFHRVQGDWLQLKPNLELILSKNINNVAVIDEVNNQSERLIHSLDIAVKLIEQRGEASFAGLNNDKFVLMFINLLFMIVLFLTWRLFENMKKSEKKYRLLVDHSPLGILNVSDGKINFTNKFCSDLLDSQEIVGKRIDELIVTKHEITSDIPNDIGLVEGKIKLGTSKEIDVELLTVPFDVMGTKTQMIIFRERKRTEQELKLLASQDTLTKMANRRKFDNELTKTLLIEKKVALLFLDLDRFKYINDALGHSIGDKLLILVADRLQDVMKEKGMISRRGGDEFSIFIVNKDRKFITALTKKILETIKHPFYIEGKEILITCSIGISMYPHDGKDVESLIKNADLAMYKAKEKGKDNFSYYNSEMGLEPSRIMAIELELRKAVEKGEFILHYQPKLDLRSGEIIGTEALIRWEHPTLGTISPGEFIPLAEETGLINPIGNWVLRQACIQNKKWQESGLPFLTVAVNLSAYQFRQHDIVTIIADILKETKLDPHYLELEITESISMLEEQYIIKQLQSLKKLGVQIAIDDFGTGYSSLKYLSKFPVDTLKIDQSFIREISSQSQARQASFMTNAIISLGKSLNLKIVAEGIEQVEQIRYLQKFNCDLGQGYYISKPLPANEIESQIHSFTYNQEII